A portion of the Carya illinoinensis cultivar Pawnee chromosome 11, C.illinoinensisPawnee_v1, whole genome shotgun sequence genome contains these proteins:
- the LOC122281338 gene encoding uncharacterized protein At5g41620, protein MERGEKSGEGGAEKEENLGEKLRRGVVLIGKRGGPCTPVRSWRLWAPPAHDTIIKSYPPSARKLAAALWEFQYLYFPTSKMHRGVSNGGPLPDSRLRRHQHRHYNKPSKDKGLDLSHFLADNSPSSPDQPGSASSLRRHIAASLMQHHRAIGRNNHTLQPLSPASYGSSMEVAPYNPAVTPSSSLDFKGREGESQYNLKTSTELLKVLNRIWSLEEQHVSNMSFIKALKMELDQSRLKIKELMRDRQAGRHEMDDLMKQIAEDKLVRKSKEQERIHAAVQSVRDELEDERKLRKRSESLHRKLARELSEVKSSISTALKELEREKKSRTLLEHLCDEFAWEIKGYEQEVHALKQKSDKDWAGRADRDRLILHLSESWLDERMQMQLEAQHGFTEKKSIVDKLSVEIETFLQAKRLDNSKRENPLPRDRRKSLESVPLNEALSAPQDLGDEEDSLGSDSHCFELNKPSKNELKTHEDEALVGHIDEAVKSNEMKKKHLSYERLQNRTPSSLQVKFEEQMAWAMSCNGNKNSLEVDSEQGRTTEGKPIDVSILQKSELCEAAQDNSYQNRNKPDESHETNPNFMVDNLIRSQLSLLDGGNLNIDSTYGEASCSNSGWRNQASPVRQWMEKLASPDLEAPEPSSKLPPGLKENTLKAKLLEARSKGPRARLKTFKLFS, encoded by the exons atggaaagaGGTGAGAAAAGTGGGGAAGGGGGAGCGGAAAAGGAGGAAAATTTGGGAGAAAAGTTGAGAAGAGGGGTAGTATTGATAGGGAAAAGAGGGGGCCCATGTACTCCAGTGCGCTCTTGGAGACTTTGGGCTCCTCCTGCCCATGACACCATCATTAAGAGCTACCCTCCCTCTGCTAGAAAGCTTGCCGCGGCTCTCTGGGAGTTCCAGTACCTTTATTTTCCAACATCTAAAATGCACCGGGGCGTCAGTAATGGTGGTCCTCTTCCTGACTCCAGGCTGCGCCGCCACCAACACCGCCACTATAATAAGCCGAGCAAGGACAAGGGTCTTGACCTTTCCCACTTTTTGGCTGACAATTCTCCTAGTTCTCCTGACCAG CCAGGGAGTGCAAGCAGTTTGAGGCGGCATATTGCTGCATCACTGATGCAACATCATCGAGCCATTGGAAGGAACAATCATACCTTGCAGCCTTTATCTCCCGCAAGTTATGGTAGTTCGATGGAG GTGGCACCTTACAACCCTGCAGTCACTCCTAGCAGTTCATTGGATTTTAAGGGAAGGGAAGGTGAATCACAGTATAATCTTAAAACATCTACTGAACTGCTCAAAGTGTTAAATCGGATCTGGAGCTTGGAAGAACAGCATGTGTCTAATATGTCATTTATAAAAGCATTGAAAATGGAGCTGGACCAATCCCGTCTCAAAATCAAAGAGTTGATGCGAGATAGGCAAGCTGGTCGACATGAGATGGATGATTTGATGAAGCAAATTGCAGAAGATAAGCTAGTTAGGAAGAGTAAGGAACAGGAAAGGATCCATGCTGCAGTTCAGTCCGTGAGAGATGAGCTAGAAGATGAGAGGAAGTTAAGGAAAAGATCAGAGAGTCTTCATAGAAAGTTGGCTCGGGAGCTTTCTGAGGTgaaatcttctatttctactgcTCTCAAAGAGctggaaagagagaaaaaatctaGGACATTATTGGAACACCTCTGTGACGAGTTTGCTTGGGAAATTAAAGGCTATGAACAAGAGGTGCATGCTTTAAAACAGAAATCAGACAAGGATTGGGCTGGAAGGGCTGACCGTGATCGTCTCATTCTCCATCTATCTGAATCATGGCTTGATGAACGAATGCAGATGCAACTAGAAGCTCAACATGGCTTTACAGAAAAGAAATCAATAGTGGACAAGTTAAGCGTTGAAATAGAAACCTTTCTTCAAGCTAAACGCCTTGATAACTCTAAGAGGGAAAATCCACTTCCAAGGGATCGTCGCAAGTCACTTGAATCTGTCCCTTTGAATGAGGCTCTGAGCGCACCTCAGGACCTGGGTGATGAAGAAGATTCTTTAGGCAGTGATTCACATTGTTTTGAGCTGAACAAGCCAAgcaaaaatgaattaaaaacacATGAGGATGAAGCTTTAGTTGGTCATATTGATGAAGCAGTGAAATCaaatgaaatgaagaaaaaacacCTCTCTTATGAACGGTTACAAAACCGTACTCCATCCAGCTTGCAAGTTAAGTTTGAAGAACAGATGGCTTGGGCTATGTCATGTAATGGAAATAAAAACTCCCTGGAAGTGGATTCAGAACAAGGTAGAACTACAGAAGGGAAGCCAATTGATGTAAGCATATTGCAAAAGTCTGAACTTTGCGAAGCCGCTCAAGACAACAGTtaccaaaatagaaataaaccCGATGAAAGTCATGAGACAAATCCAAATTTCATGGTTGATAACCTAATAAGAAGTCAACTCTCATTGTTGGATGGTGGGAACTTGAATATTGACAGTACTTATGGTGAGGCTTCTTGCAGTAACTCTGGATGGAGGAATCAGGCAAGTCCAGTACGACAATGGATGGAAAAACTTGCATCTCCTGATCTTGAAGCCCCCGAGCCTTCTTCAAAATTGCCTCCGGGCTTAAAGGAGAACACTTTGAaagcaaagcttcttgaagcaAGGTCAAAGGGTCCACGTGCACGTTTAAAAACTTTCAAACTCTTCTCGTAG